The Candidatus Limnocylindrales bacterium genome includes a window with the following:
- the leuS gene encoding leucine--tRNA ligase, with the protein MLPERYDAGEIERRWQAKWEDAASAPRAASADSTSPAASAASAPRADGTGKSFYLLEMFPYPSGRIHMGHVRNYTIGDVLARFLRARGFDVLHPMGWDAFGLPAETAAIQRGVQPAAWTYENIASMRVQLKRLGFSYDWWREIATCHPGYYRWEQVFFLQMLEKDLAYRKKAVVNWCEQCGTVLANEQVEGDQCWRGHTPVIQKELDGWFLRITAYADELLKGLDGLSGWPEKVRTMQRNWIGRSEGVEMSFRVAETGDDIGIFTTRADTLFGVTFVSIAAEHPLVEKLAQAGGNAEAVREFVQKIRRQDQAERSQGKDGVATGCHAIHPLTGEKVPVYVASFVLMGYGTGAVMAVPAHDQRDFEFARTHGVPIVVVVDPEGSSLSADEMTAAFEDDGVLRASGKYTGLSSADARERIAGELEGIGKGTRRVNFRLRDWGISRQRYWGTPIPIIHCVKCGVVPVPREQLPVVLPTDAPLLAGGASPLPLLESWVRVACPACGGDARRETDTMDTFVESSWYFLRYTSPRSENAPFDPAELARWLPVSQYVGGVEHAVLHLLYSRFFTRVLRDLGWVDLDEPFTNLLTQGMVIKDGAKMSKSKGNVVDPDDLVQAFGADTARLFSMFAAPPEKDLEWSERGVEGSHRFLSRVWRMALSVPDAPLAWQDPGADGLSSESAALRSVVHDTIRRVTRDIGERMHFNTAVAAIMELVNAIYDRSASSAGSEGPRDPVLPFAVATVLRLLMPFAPHMTCELWERLVGGAGLESIAWPDYDAAALVRERIEIAVQVNGKVRSRILIGAECSDAEAIEAALADGKIHAELAGRVPRKSVYVRGRLVSVVV; encoded by the coding sequence CTGCTCGAGATGTTCCCGTATCCGTCGGGCCGCATCCACATGGGCCACGTCCGCAACTACACGATCGGCGACGTGCTGGCGCGGTTTCTGCGCGCGCGCGGATTCGACGTGCTGCATCCGATGGGCTGGGACGCGTTCGGTCTTCCCGCTGAAACGGCCGCGATCCAGCGCGGAGTGCAGCCGGCGGCGTGGACGTACGAAAACATCGCGTCGATGCGCGTGCAGCTCAAGCGGCTCGGCTTCAGCTACGACTGGTGGCGCGAGATCGCGACGTGCCATCCGGGATACTATCGCTGGGAGCAGGTGTTCTTCCTGCAGATGCTCGAAAAGGATCTTGCATATCGCAAGAAGGCAGTCGTCAACTGGTGCGAACAGTGCGGCACCGTGCTTGCGAACGAGCAGGTCGAAGGGGACCAGTGCTGGCGCGGCCACACGCCGGTCATCCAGAAGGAGCTCGACGGCTGGTTCCTCCGGATCACCGCATACGCGGACGAGCTTCTGAAGGGACTCGACGGGCTCTCCGGGTGGCCCGAGAAAGTCCGCACCATGCAGCGCAACTGGATCGGCCGCAGCGAAGGCGTCGAGATGTCGTTTCGAGTTGCGGAGACCGGCGACGATATCGGCATCTTCACGACGCGTGCGGACACGCTGTTCGGCGTGACGTTCGTTTCGATCGCCGCCGAGCATCCGCTCGTGGAGAAGCTGGCCCAGGCCGGCGGCAACGCCGAGGCCGTGCGCGAGTTCGTGCAGAAGATCCGCCGGCAGGACCAGGCCGAGCGTTCGCAGGGCAAAGACGGCGTCGCCACCGGCTGTCACGCGATTCATCCGCTCACCGGGGAGAAGGTGCCGGTCTACGTCGCGAGCTTCGTGCTGATGGGCTACGGCACCGGTGCAGTCATGGCGGTGCCGGCGCACGATCAGCGCGACTTCGAGTTCGCGCGCACGCACGGCGTTCCGATCGTCGTCGTCGTCGATCCGGAAGGCTCCTCGCTGTCGGCGGACGAGATGACGGCGGCATTCGAAGACGACGGCGTGCTGCGAGCGAGCGGAAAGTACACGGGGCTTTCCAGCGCCGACGCGCGCGAACGAATCGCCGGCGAGCTCGAAGGAATCGGGAAGGGCACCCGGCGCGTCAACTTTCGCCTTCGCGACTGGGGCATCTCGCGCCAGAGATACTGGGGCACGCCGATCCCGATCATCCATTGCGTGAAGTGCGGCGTGGTTCCGGTGCCGCGCGAACAGCTTCCCGTAGTTTTGCCGACCGATGCGCCTCTGCTGGCCGGCGGCGCGTCGCCGCTTCCGTTACTGGAATCTTGGGTACGCGTTGCGTGTCCTGCATGCGGCGGCGATGCCCGGCGCGAGACCGACACGATGGACACGTTCGTCGAGTCGTCGTGGTACTTCCTGCGCTACACGTCGCCGCGCAGCGAAAACGCTCCGTTCGACCCCGCTGAGCTCGCGCGCTGGCTGCCGGTGAGCCAGTACGTCGGCGGCGTCGAGCACGCCGTGCTCCATCTTCTGTATTCGCGGTTTTTCACGCGCGTGCTGCGCGACCTGGGCTGGGTCGATCTGGACGAGCCGTTCACCAACCTGCTTACGCAGGGCATGGTCATCAAGGACGGCGCGAAGATGAGCAAGTCGAAGGGCAACGTCGTCGACCCGGACGACCTCGTGCAGGCATTCGGCGCCGACACCGCGCGGCTTTTCTCGATGTTCGCTGCGCCGCCGGAAAAGGATCTCGAATGGAGCGAGCGCGGCGTCGAAGGAAGCCATCGTTTCCTTTCGCGCGTGTGGCGCATGGCGCTCTCTGTCCCCGACGCACCGCTTGCATGGCAGGATCCGGGCGCGGACGGCCTTTCGAGCGAGAGCGCCGCGTTGCGCTCGGTGGTCCACGACACGATCCGGCGCGTGACGCGCGACATCGGCGAGCGCATGCATTTCAACACCGCCGTTGCCGCGATCATGGAGCTCGTCAACGCGATCTACGACCGCAGCGCCAGCTCGGCAGGCAGCGAAGGCCCGCGTGACCCGGTGCTGCCGTTCGCCGTGGCGACGGTGCTGCGGCTGCTGATGCCATTCGCACCGCACATGACATGCGAGCTCTGGGAGCGGCTGGTCGGTGGTGCGGGCCTCGAGAGCATCGCGTGGCCGGACTATGACGCGGCGGCGCTCGTCCGTGAACGCATCGAGATCGCCGTGCAGGTCAACGGCAAGGTGCGCTCGCGCATCCTGATCGGCGCCGAATGCTCGGACGCCGAGGCCATCGAAGCCGCGCTCGCCGATGGCAAGATTCACGCGGAGCTCGCCGGACGTGTCCCGCGAAAGAGTGTCTACGTGCGCGGGCGCCTCGTCAGCGTCGTTGTCTGA